Within Nosocomiicoccus ampullae, the genomic segment TATTCCACATACCCGCCTTTTTATTTTTTGCTTCATTTTCAGCTTGTTTCATCTTGTTTTCATAAGTAGTATTCGGCTCATACACATACTTTACTTCTGCTAAACCTTCTTTAACGAGTTGTTCGTTTACCATAGTGTCATCTGCAAAAACATAAACTAAATATCTATCATACTTATCGGTTGGTGATTGATCGAACATGACATATACATGCTCAGCGTTATCTAATAATTCCTCTACTCTATGTAATGCTTCACGTGCAAATGGCTCATCTTTCTCACCATTTTTTCTGCCGATTTCTGGTGTATCAATCAGTAAATATCTAAATGAGTAACTCTCATCATTAAAGTAAAAGCGCGTCGTATCTCCATCTATATGATAGTCAACTGTTACTTCATACTTTACAAGACTTTCGACATCGTTGATGTCTACTCCGTTTTCAACTATTTTAGGCTCTTCATATGTAAAGTATATAATTAGTAAAATTACAAAAGTAATTAATAATCCAGGTAACCCCATTTTTCTAAACTTTTTAAATGGATCTTTTCCTGGTTTATAAAAGTCGTTCATATTAAAATTTTTCTTCATATAAATCATCCTTAGTAAATTCTCAATCACAATTATACAAGATAACAGATGATTATACATTTTATTTTAAAAATTTGATAAAAACCTCTTGAAATTATTTATTCTTTTGTGTAATATATTATTCAGACGTTAAAAATTTACATTAACGCGGGATGGAGCAGTTGGTAGCTCGTCGGGCTCATAACCCGGAGGTCAGTGGTTCAAATCCACTTCCCGCAATTTTTTAATGGGTCCCGTGGTGTAGCGGTTAACATGCCTGCCTGTCACGCAGGAGATCGCGGGTTCGATTCCCGTCGGGACCGCCATTAAATATATAATAGTATAAACTAGGTTCTGTAGCTCAGTTGGTAGAGCATCTGACTGAAGATCAGAGTGTCGGCGGTTCGATTCCGTCCAGAACCACCATTATGGCGATTGTGGCGAAGTGGTTAACGCACCGGATTGTGGCTCCGGCATTCGTGGGTTCGATTCCCATCAGTCGCCCTTCTCTTTGCGGGTGTAGTTTAGTGGTAAAACCTCAGACTTCCAATCTGATGTCGGGAGTTCGATTCTCCTCACCCGCTCCATTATTATTCCGCAGTAGCTCAGTGGTAGAGCTATCGGCTGTTAACCGATCGGTCGTAAGTTCGAATCTTACCTGCGGAGCTTTGGCCCCTTGGTCAAGCGGTTAAGACACCGCCCTTTCACGGCGGTAACACGGGTTCGAGTCCCGTAGGGGTCATTAAAAAGGTTGTTCATAAGAACAACCTTATTTTTATATTTAATATTAATTTTGGGTAGGTGGCCGAGTGGCTGAAGGCGCACGCCTGGAACGCGTGTAAACGGCAACCCCGTTTCAAGGGTTCAAATCCCTTTCTACCCGTTTTTTAAAAGTATCAGTAACTAAATGGCTTTCTTATAGGTTTTATAATGCAATTAATATTTCTAAATTTATTTTTTGCCACCAAACTGCCACCATAAATATTTCTTTTTTCTTTTAGTATAAATGCTTTATATGTGCAATAAATTTAAAAAGAGTCACCGTATTACCTAGTAATTTTTACTTAATAACTAATTATTACAAAGTATACGATGGCTCTTTTTATTTTCTTACTCAATTTTAAATATATAACCTGCTTTTTATCCTCTTATTTACAAATAATTACGATCCGCATCCAAAATATGTTAAATATATCTAGTTATTTAACAAAAACCTCGCTGCTAATCATGATTATGTTAAATAAAATCATATACTTAACAAAAAACTACCAGACGCCTATAATTCTGTTAAATAAACCGAGATATCTAACAAAGCCCAAATATTTTTGTTAATTAAATACAAAAAACGCACCTCTTAACTAAAGTTAGGAGGTGCTTTATTATATTACGCTTCACAGTTAATACAAATTTTACTTAAGTTAAATTGTTGTGCAGCGTTTGTACCGTGTTGATAGTACAGTGATTTAATACCGTTCGCCCAAGCGAATAAGTGCAGTTCGTTTAATTCTTCCGCTGTAATATGACTTGGGTTTACCATGATATTTAATGATTGTCCTTGGTCGATGAATTGTTGTCTTGTTGATGCTTGTTCAATTACGTTATATTGGTTTAATTCACCAAATGTTTTAAATACTTCTTTTTCTTTTGCTGATAAAAAGTCTAAGTGCTGAACGGATCCGTCGTTATCACGAATGGATTTCATAATCTCTTCAGTATGCTTACCTTTTTCTTTTAATATCTCTTCAAGGTATGGGTTAATCATCGTCTTTTTAACTTTCGCTGTATCTACAACGAAGTAGTTTGACATGAATGGCTCAATTGATTTAGATACTTGTCCTAAGATGAATGAGCTTGACGTTGTTGGTGCAACTGCAAGTAATGTTGCATTACGTCTACCGTAGCCTTTAAGCATTTCTGGCTCGCCGAATTTTTCAGCAAGCTCTTCACTTGCTTTGTACGCACGTTTTCTCATGAATGAGAAAATCTGTGAGTTAATTTTATTCGCTTCAATACTTTCAAATGGAATCATATTCGCTTGTAAATATGAATGCCAACCGAGTACACCAAGACCTAATGCACGGTTTTCGACTGCGAATTTATACGCGCGTTTCATATGTTTAAATGCTGCACGTAGTTCTTCATCTTCAGAATCTCTCATAGATTCTAAGTCAGAGATAAATTCACTCATGACTGCGTCTAAGAAGTAAATCATTGTTTCTACTGCGTCAGTTTCTTTCCACTCATCATAACGTTCAATATTCATTGATGATAAGTTACATACAAATGACCAATCTTCTTTATTTGGAAGCATAATTTCTGAACAGAGGTTAGAGTTGTTAATTGTTAAGCCTTTGTCTTTGTATACGTCTACTGTGTCATTATTTGCGTTGTCATGGAAGAAGATGTACGGATAACCCATTTGAACACGTCTAGATAATAATTTTGCCCAAGTGTCACGTTTTTCTTCGTCACCTTTAATCATTTCTTCTAACCACTGATCTGTTACAGATACACCGTGTGTGAGCGTTTGAATTGGGTTACCTTCTGTACCAATATCTAAAAACTCATCGATATCACCGTGCTCAATTGGTAAATAAGGACTAAAGCGTCCGCGACGAACAGACCCCTGACTAATTGTATCTGTCACTTGTTCGAATAATTTCATAAAGTGAACTGAACCACTTGTATGTCCGTTATCTGTAATTTCCGAACCTCTTGGGCGAATGGCACCGAAGTATCCACTTGTTCCACCGCCGTATTTACTCATTAACGCAACTTCACTTGCTGTGTCCATAATTGATGGTACGTTGTCTTCAATGTATGATCCAAAGCAACTAATTGATAGTGCACGTTTTTTACCGAAGTTAGACCATACCGGACTAGATAATGAGTAAAAACCTCGGCTCATATAGTCGTAAAATTTGTCTGAGAATCCATCTATATTTAAAATCTCTTCTGCTTTGTCTGCGATATTTCTAATTCTTTGTTCTGGTGTTTCACCTTCAGATAAATACCCGCGTTCTAAAAATACGCGAGAATCTTCATTCAGCCAATAAAATGGTTGTTTAGCCAATTAAAATCCCCCTAATACATTACTTCATGTTATTGATGTCGAGCATTCTAAGTCGAATTGTTTGGTTAACTTCTTGTTTAGATTTACTTTCTAAATCAGAATTTGGAGAGAAAATCGTATCTCCACTTACTGATTGACTAAATTTCGTGTAGTTTACACTACGTTTATGAAGGAAGTCAGTGAGTTTTGTACCGATAACTTCATCATCAAACCATGTTGTCTCAGAAACAAGTTTTTCATCAACATCAAATAATTTTTCGTAACCGACTGATACGAGTGAGTTGTTTAAACGTTGTTTAACAAACTCTTTTACAACATCACTTGACATAAACTCAAGTTCACCTTCACCTAAAATCCAGTCGATTACTTTTTCTTCAGATTCATAAGCTTCTTTACATGCTCTATAAATCGCTTCTTCCATTTCCTCATCAAACCACTGAGGTTGTTCTTCACGAATTGTATTCACAATATCGATACCAAACATACCGTGAATTTGTTCCTCTTTAGAAGTTGCTTCGATAACGTTTGATAGTCCTTTAAACATATTTCTATGTTTGTTAAATGACATCATAATTAAGAACTGACTGAATAACGATACGTGTTCAGTAAATAATGAGAATAAGATCATCGATAATACATATTCTCTGTCATCTTCACTTCTTGCGTACTGAACCATACGTGTTAAGTAATCGACACGTTGTTTTAACGCAGGAATATCTTTAATTTTACTAAATTCATCATTCAGCCCTAAAATTTCTAATAAGTGACTATATGCATCCGCGTGACGCACTTCAGATTCACTAAAACTCGCACCTACCGCACCAATTTCATATTTTGGCATACGGTGATAAAGGTCACCCCAGAACGTTTTAACCGCAACTTCAACTTGAGAAATTGCAAGCATCGAACGTGTCACTGCAGTTTTCTCGTGTGGTAAGGCACCTTGCATGTAGTCCTGAATATCTGATGTATAGTTAAATTCAGTGTGAATCCAGTAAGAGTGTCGAATCGCATCCACATAAGAATATAAATCAGGATATTCAAACGGCTTCATTTCCGCCCTTCTTTCAAAAATGTCGCGCTTTCTCTTTTGCTTTTGACGATCTCTATAAATAATATATGCTCTTGCTGTATCTTTATAATCACTCTTCAGTAAAACATCTTCTACAACGTCTTGAATATACTCAACAGTAATAATATCTTCACTTTTCTCTAAAATTTCAACAACTTGATTTGTTAAATCATCAATCATCTCAGCCATACCCGGTTCGCCAGTTGCCTTATTGGCCTTAGACATCGCAATTGAAATCTTATCTTTATCGAAATTCACAATTTCGCCACTACGTTTTCTAATTTGTGTAATCAAAATTCCGACCTCATTTCTTTAAGTTTCGCTTATTAATTCTAACACTAATCGTCATTAAATCATACCTTATTTTAAAATTAAATTATATAAAAATACAACATATTGTGTTTATTTCTTTGTAAACCTTTTATTTAGCACAATATATAGAGCGTCACGTTAAGAGTTAATAATTACTTATCATCAAAATAAAAAACCCTTACGTCATTGAATCACTCAATATCCGTAAGGATTTTAAGTCAGAATATCTAATATACACTAAAATCAAATTGCTGCATATGTTTAAAATATTCGTGTCGTTTATATTCATCTAACATTAAGCTTTCTTTCAGAGAATACATCGATCTTTCTTTAAGTTCAGATTCTCTATAAAAAGCTTCACGCTTTAAACTCATTTTATAAAACAACTTCATAGCGTTCGAGTATTGTCGATCAAACTGATAATAACTCACTTCCACTAAAAATTCTTCTCCGTTATAAAAATAAACTTTTGTCGAACTACCCTCTTTCTCATAATCTTTGATATGTCGAATATTAAACCAAAGATTATATGCATTACGATCTGAAAACAGAGGGAAATAAATATAACTACCGAAAAAATCAATCATAATTGGTGGTTTAGAAATAATATTTGTCATATCTTTAGTCATTGCTTTTCTATGTATATAGTTAGAAGAAAACCTTAGACAATTCTCCTCCATTAACTTGTTAACAGACTTATTAATTTCATATTCCTCACCAGTAATTTCTTTCGCAACAGACATTTTTGTATTAAAGTAACTATCGGAAATAATGTACATTGTGTTTTTGTTAATTGTATAATAGCTCTTCATATTTTACATCCTCCATTATTTGTTAAATTATTATACAACATTTATTTATTTTTGTTAAATTTAATTTAACTTTATTGTTAATTTACTTATCATAGTCATTTTATTGATATTTAATTTTAAATATATCACTTAAATTTTCAGAAAATATTTACAAGTTTGAATATTCGTGATAATATACCTATCAAATGTTAGGTAGGTGATTTTTTTGAGTAAAAAACATGAAATCATTAATGTGACCATTGAAAATATCTCAAAATTTGGCATTGATGGTACTACTATGAAAAATATAGCTTTAGATAGTGAGATCAAATCAGCGAGTATTTATTACTTTTTTAAAAACAAGGAAGAATTAATTTTAGAATGTGTAGATGTCATATTAAATCGGCATTTAGATTCTTTAATTTCAGCAAATTTATTTAAAGAAAATATCAGCACCCTTGATTCTCTATATTTATTACTAGAAAACATAGTGGAATTTCATGAAAATAACCCAGTTGATACTATGGCTTATTTACAATTATTAAACTCCCATAATTCAGAAATTCAGGAGAAGATAAATAAATATCAACTTAAATATTTGAATTGGCTGGAAAATTCATTTGAACAAAAAATGTCAATCGAAGGGAATAATAAAGAAAAGAATAAATTACTTCTTGAATACGTAGTCCTTTTATCGAATGCATTGTTTTGGGAAAATATTGTTTATTCATCAGAAGATATGATAAAACGTTTGGATTTTGCTAAAAATTTACTTTTATATTCATTTGAAAAATTAAAAAAATGAGGTGTTTACTATGGAAGTTAGTGAAATAGAAAAAACTAACCTACTTGAAGATTATGAAATCGAACCTGTTCCCCAAGAAAAGCGACAAAGTTGGGTTAAGCTTTCATTAGTTTGGACTGCAGGTATTATTGCATTATCTGCGACTGCATTAGGAGGAGCACTTGGCAGTGGAATGAGTCTAGAACAAGCAATAATTTCAGCTGGAATTGGTGCATTCATACTGTCTCTATTAAATGCATTTTCTGGGTTTGTAGGTGATAGAACAGGATTATCTACTGCTATGGTGTCAACATTTGCGCTAGGTAGATATGGATCATTTCTTGTTTCTTTAGTCATTGCTATTTCTCTTTTTGGTTGGTTTGGAGTACAGCTTGATTTATTTGGTTCTAGTCTTTATGCAGTAATAAATTCCGTTTTTGGTATTGAGATTAACAAGGTTTGGTTGGTAATACTTGGTGGCATCTTAATGACAGTAACATCAATGATTGGTTATAAGGCACTTGAAAAACTAAGTCTTTTTGCCGTTCCATTACTTGCTTTCTTACTTATTGGTTCAGCATTCATCGTACTAAAAAATTATAACTTAACTGAATTAATTAATGCACCAATTACTGGAGAAACAATTTCATTTGGATCAGGTATTTCCATCATTATAGGATCACTAGCTATTGGAATAATAATAGCACCTGACTTTTCTAGATACTCAAAATCATCATCTGATACATTAATCGCTTCATTACTTAGTTATTTTTTAGGATATTTAATCGTTCTTGTTCTCGCTGTATTTTTAGCAAAAGCGACATCACAAACCGATGTAGTACAAATTATGATAAGTATCGGATGGGGAACAGGGGGTATGCTCGTATTAATCTTAGCTCAATGGACAACAAATAATACTAACCTTTACTCATCATCACTAGCTTTCTCTGTTGTATTTAAAAATATTCCTAAATATATAATTACTATTTTTGCAGGTATAGTCGGTACTTTATTCGCTATAACAGGTATATACGAAAACTTTATTACATTCTTAAATGTACTTAGTATTATGATACCTCCAGTCGGTGGTATATATGTAGCTGATTTTTTTATGAGACATTCAAAATATCACTATAGTTATATACCTCATATTATTAAATTTAATTATTATAGCATTATTATCTGGTTAGTTGCCGTTTTAGTGGCGTTATCCACATCACCTGCTCCAGTAGGTTTTGATATATTCAAATTAACAACAATTCCAGCTTTAGATGCTTATTTAATCGGATTAATACTTCAACTTATTGTAAGTAAATTTAACATAGATGTGAAAGGAAGATAAAAATTATGAGAATGATCGGCTTAGAAGAAATAGAGAAAATGGCACTTGGTGCTGCTTTACTTGGTACAGGTGGCGGCGGTGATCCTTACATAGGTAAACTTATGGCAAAACAAGCAATTGAAAAATATGGTCCAGTAAAATTAATTAGTTATAACGAATTAGATGACGATGATTTAGTGGTACCTTCAGCGATGATGGGAGCTCCATCTGTAATGGTTGAGAAAATACCTTCTGGTGATGAAGCAATTGCAGCATTTAAAGAACTAGAAAAAAACTTAGGTAAGAAGATCACTGCAACAATGCCTATAGAAGCTGGCGGTGTAAACTCATTGATTCCGATAGCCTTAGCAGCTACATTAGGTTTACCTATTGTTGATTCAGATGGTATGGGACGTGCATTTCCAGAATTACAAATGGTAACTTTCTTTTTAGATGGTATTAATGCATCACCAATGGTGTTAACAGATGAGAAGAAAAATGCAACATTAGTCAACGCAATCGATGGAGTCTACGCGGAGAAAATTGCTCGTTCAGTAACAATGGTATCTGGAGGCTCTGTACTAGATGCCATCTACCCTATGACTGGTAAAAATGTTAAAGAAAGTGCTATTCACGATACATTAACACTTGAAGAAGAAATAGGAAATATTTTACTTTCAGATTCTAATGTAATTGAATCATTGAAAAATAAATTAAATGGCTATGTATTATTTTCAGGTAAAATTATTGATATTAATAGAGCTACAGATGGTGGTTTTGTTAAAGGTAAAGCAAACTTTGAAGGTATTGATGAATTTAATAACCAAAGCGCTTCAGTAGAATTTCAAAACGAAAATTTAATTTGCTACGTTAATGATTTACCTAAAGCAATTACCCCTGATTTAATAACCGTGCTCGATAAAGAAACAGGTATGCCGATCACAACAGAAGGTCTTCAATTTGGAATGAGAATTGTAATATTAGGCATGCCAGCTGATGCAAAGTGGAGAACTCAAAAAGCTATAGATACGGTTGGACCTAGATATTTTGGCTATGATTTAGATTATAAAACAATTGAATCTTTAAATGGGGGTAATGAAAATGTATAAATTAGGAATTGATGTAGGAGGCACTAATACTGATGGGGCAATTTTAGATGAAGATTTAAATGTATTATCCTCTTTCAAGTCCCCTACTACAGATGATATTGAAACAGGCATTAATAATGTAATAGAGAAACTTCTTAAAGATATCACTATAGACAAGAATAAGATTAAACATGCAATGCTAGGAACAACTCAGTGTACAAATGCTATAGTTACTCGAAAAGGTTTAGATAAGGTTGCTACTATACGAATAGGCTTACCTGCTGGAGCAGCTATTGAACCACTTTATGATGTTCCAAATGATTTAAAGGAAAAATTAGGTACTTATGTGTACCAGGTTGCTGGAGGTCATGAATTTAATGGAGAATTAATAAGTGATCTAGATGTCGAGAAATTGAAAGAAATTGCAAAAGAAATAACTGGAAAAGTTGATTCTATATCTATAACTTCAATATTTTCACCAGTTAATAATATTCATGAAATTGAGGCTGCAAAAATATTACGCCCACTAGTTGGTAAAGAAATTCCAATTTCTCTTTCCTCTGAAATTGGTAGTTTAGGATTACTTGAAAGAGAAAATGCAACTGTACTTAATTCTGCGATTCAAACAGTAGCAGAAAAAACTATTAACGGATTTGAAAAAGCTTTAAGAAAGCATGGTATTCCAGCTACTCCATATTTTTGTCAAAACGACGGTACTCTCATGAGTAAGGAATATACGTTAAAATATCCTATATTAACTGTTGCATGTGGTCCAACTAATAGCTTACGTGGTGCGAGCTATTTATCTGAATTCGAAGATGCAATAATAGTTGACATTGGTGGTACAACAACAGATATTGGTGTGCTTCAGCGTGGATTCCCTAGAGAATCATCCATTTCCGTAGAATTAAGTGGTGTTCAAACAAACTTTAGAATGCCAGATATCTACTCCATTGCTCTAGGTGGCGGTACAATTGTAAAAGGAGATATTAATTCAATTAAAATTGGACCAGAAAGTGTAGGATATCAACTTCCAAAAAAAGCACTTATATTTGGTGGTGACACTTTAACTACAACTGATATTGCAGTTGCTAAAGGTTTTCTAAATCTTGGAGACAAAGATAAAATATCACATTTAGATTCAAGTTTTGTTGATGCAGTTTATCAAGAAATGATAAAGATGATAGAGGTTGCTGTAGAAAAAATGAAAACTTCTAAAGATGATGTGCCAGTTGTATTAGTTGGTGGGGGTAGTGCATTAATTAAAGAAAATAGCACAATCCAAGGTGCAAGTACAGTTGCTAATCCAAAGAGTGGATCAGTTGCAAATGCTATAGGATCTGCTATATCTGATGTTAGTGGCGAGGTTGAAAAGGTAGTAAATATTAGTGTAGATACTCGTGAATCAGTGATTGGGGAACTTAAAAAGCTTGCAATAGATGATGCAGTAGAAGCCGGTGCCGTAAGAGAAAAAACCGAGGTAATAACATTTGATGAAATTCCTCTTGCTTATTTACCAGGCGGTGCAACACATGTCAAAGTTAAATCTGCTGGCCCGCTCAAATGATTTTATCTGACACAAAGAGAGTTTAAATCTCTCTTTGTGTTTTTATTTTTAATCAACCCCATCTATATTTTATCTTTAATGTAAAGTATTATTTTCAGACAATTTCAAATATTGTATTGACTTATGACAATTCTCAACATATAATTGAATCTATCAATAGATAGGAGGCGTTACTAATGGAAAGTAAGTCAGTAGAAATTCTCGCAATGCGTCGTGCATTTTTACAAGCGTCTGATGATCTCTCTGCAGATTTAATTATTGAAGAGTCGCTTAGAACATTTAATGAAGCTCGTTTTTTAGAAAAAATTGAAGAATCACTTGTTAATAAAAATGAAGAAATGTTTAATCACTATATGGAGTTATTAAATGATGTTAAAAATTAAAATTAAATATGCACTCAAATGAAAAAGCTGAATGAGATTATAAGATTAACCTCACTCAGCTTTTTTAATTTGAAATAAAATAGTGACTTTTTCTAATTCTATCTTATCTTTCACTAACTACTAAATATCTTTCGAATGTATTTCTTCTTGTGTCATGTCTAAAATCAGATGATCGAGTTCTTCTCGTTTTAAGCTTTTTAGTTTATTGAATTGGAACATAAAGAATATTAATCCAATAATTGTCCAAATTCCTAATGCAATATACGACGGTAATGTGAGTGATGCTGGAGATCCTGGGATGAGTAGTAGTCCTAAGAATACTACTGAGATGATTGCTCCTATAACTCCAAACACCGTATATAGTGTACTCTTGTGTCGTTTATCGCTAAAGAATTTGACTGTCACTAAGCTCGTTGCTAAAAATGCAATTGATACGCCTACTGATGACATGTCTACAATCCAGCTGAGCGCTGTACGCCCTAACCAAGGGGCCGTAAGGCATACAACCATGACGAATAGAATTGCGTTTAGTGGTGTATTTGTTTTTCTATGCAGTTTTGAAAAGGCTTCCGGTATAAATTTTGCGCGACCTAATGCAAAGATTAGTCGTGAAGATGATAAATAAAATCCGTTTAACCCTGTAAATACTCCAAAAGAAATCGACAATGCTAAAACGAATAATCCTAACTTACCAAATGCAGACTGAATAACGTCTCCAGTTAACCATAACTCTGATTTTTCAAGCATGTCAGTATACGGGAACGTCCACGATGTCAGTAAGATCATCATCACATAAGTAATAATACTTGCAACAATTCCAAATACAATTAGTTTAAACGTTTGACTTGCATCAAAGTTAAATTCTTCTGCCGCTTGTGGAATATTATCAAAACCTACATACATCCACGGCGCAATCGCAACGATAACGATAATTGATTTTAATATCCCAACGTCTTCATTAAATAATGGCACCGCATTGTCAAAGCTAAATGTTGACGGCGTGAATGATAAAGTAAATAAACCTGCCACAACGATTGCCATAAATAGGCAGAAGTAAAACTGTAATTTACCAGATAATCCTGACCCTTTAAAACTAATAATCGCAAATATGACTAGTATAAGTGTCGATAAAATAACTTCTGTAATGTATACGTCCCAACCTGCGATTGAATATAAGTATCCGACTTCTAAAAAGTCTGGAAGTATAAATTTAAACAGTAA encodes:
- a CDS encoding thermonuclease family protein, which encodes MKKNFNMNDFYKPGKDPFKKFRKMGLPGLLITFVILLIIYFTYEEPKIVENGVDINDVESLVKYEVTVDYHIDGDTTRFYFNDESYSFRYLLIDTPEIGRKNGEKDEPFAREALHRVEELLDNAEHVYVMFDQSPTDKYDRYLVYVFADDTMVNEQLVKEGLAEVKYVYEPNTTYENKMKQAENEAKNKKAGMWNNN
- a CDS encoding ribonucleoside-diphosphate reductase subunit alpha encodes the protein MAKQPFYWLNEDSRVFLERGYLSEGETPEQRIRNIADKAEEILNIDGFSDKFYDYMSRGFYSLSSPVWSNFGKKRALSISCFGSYIEDNVPSIMDTASEVALMSKYGGGTSGYFGAIRPRGSEITDNGHTSGSVHFMKLFEQVTDTISQGSVRRGRFSPYLPIEHGDIDEFLDIGTEGNPIQTLTHGVSVTDQWLEEMIKGDEEKRDTWAKLLSRRVQMGYPYIFFHDNANNDTVDVYKDKGLTINNSNLCSEIMLPNKEDWSFVCNLSSMNIERYDEWKETDAVETMIYFLDAVMSEFISDLESMRDSEDEELRAAFKHMKRAYKFAVENRALGLGVLGWHSYLQANMIPFESIEANKINSQIFSFMRKRAYKASEELAEKFGEPEMLKGYGRRNATLLAVAPTTSSSFILGQVSKSIEPFMSNYFVVDTAKVKKTMINPYLEEILKEKGKHTEEIMKSIRDNDGSVQHLDFLSAKEKEVFKTFGELNQYNVIEQASTRQQFIDQGQSLNIMVNPSHITAEELNELHLFAWANGIKSLYYQHGTNAAQQFNLSKICINCEA
- a CDS encoding ribonucleotide-diphosphate reductase subunit beta; protein product: MITQIRKRSGEIVNFDKDKISIAMSKANKATGEPGMAEMIDDLTNQVVEILEKSEDIITVEYIQDVVEDVLLKSDYKDTARAYIIYRDRQKQKRKRDIFERRAEMKPFEYPDLYSYVDAIRHSYWIHTEFNYTSDIQDYMQGALPHEKTAVTRSMLAISQVEVAVKTFWGDLYHRMPKYEIGAVGASFSESEVRHADAYSHLLEILGLNDEFSKIKDIPALKQRVDYLTRMVQYARSEDDREYVLSMILFSLFTEHVSLFSQFLIMMSFNKHRNMFKGLSNVIEATSKEEQIHGMFGIDIVNTIREEQPQWFDEEMEEAIYRACKEAYESEEKVIDWILGEGELEFMSSDVVKEFVKQRLNNSLVSVGYEKLFDVDEKLVSETTWFDDEVIGTKLTDFLHKRSVNYTKFSQSVSGDTIFSPNSDLESKSKQEVNQTIRLRMLDINNMK
- a CDS encoding competence protein ComK produces the protein MKSYYTINKNTMYIISDSYFNTKMSVAKEITGEEYEINKSVNKLMEENCLRFSSNYIHRKAMTKDMTNIISKPPIMIDFFGSYIYFPLFSDRNAYNLWFNIRHIKDYEKEGSSTKVYFYNGEEFLVEVSYYQFDRQYSNAMKLFYKMSLKREAFYRESELKERSMYSLKESLMLDEYKRHEYFKHMQQFDFSVY
- a CDS encoding TetR/AcrR family transcriptional regulator yields the protein MSKKHEIINVTIENISKFGIDGTTMKNIALDSEIKSASIYYFFKNKEELILECVDVILNRHLDSLISANLFKENISTLDSLYLLLENIVEFHENNPVDTMAYLQLLNSHNSEIQEKINKYQLKYLNWLENSFEQKMSIEGNNKEKNKLLLEYVVLLSNALFWENIVYSSEDMIKRLDFAKNLLLYSFEKLKK
- a CDS encoding purine-cytosine permease family protein, giving the protein MEVSEIEKTNLLEDYEIEPVPQEKRQSWVKLSLVWTAGIIALSATALGGALGSGMSLEQAIISAGIGAFILSLLNAFSGFVGDRTGLSTAMVSTFALGRYGSFLVSLVIAISLFGWFGVQLDLFGSSLYAVINSVFGIEINKVWLVILGGILMTVTSMIGYKALEKLSLFAVPLLAFLLIGSAFIVLKNYNLTELINAPITGETISFGSGISIIIGSLAIGIIIAPDFSRYSKSSSDTLIASLLSYFLGYLIVLVLAVFLAKATSQTDVVQIMISIGWGTGGMLVLILAQWTTNNTNLYSSSLAFSVVFKNIPKYIITIFAGIVGTLFAITGIYENFITFLNVLSIMIPPVGGIYVADFFMRHSKYHYSYIPHIIKFNYYSIIIWLVAVLVALSTSPAPVGFDIFKLTTIPALDAYLIGLILQLIVSKFNIDVKGR
- a CDS encoding DUF917 domain-containing protein, with translation MRMIGLEEIEKMALGAALLGTGGGGDPYIGKLMAKQAIEKYGPVKLISYNELDDDDLVVPSAMMGAPSVMVEKIPSGDEAIAAFKELEKNLGKKITATMPIEAGGVNSLIPIALAATLGLPIVDSDGMGRAFPELQMVTFFLDGINASPMVLTDEKKNATLVNAIDGVYAEKIARSVTMVSGGSVLDAIYPMTGKNVKESAIHDTLTLEEEIGNILLSDSNVIESLKNKLNGYVLFSGKIIDINRATDGGFVKGKANFEGIDEFNNQSASVEFQNENLICYVNDLPKAITPDLITVLDKETGMPITTEGLQFGMRIVILGMPADAKWRTQKAIDTVGPRYFGYDLDYKTIESLNGGNENV
- a CDS encoding hydantoinase/oxoprolinase family protein → MYKLGIDVGGTNTDGAILDEDLNVLSSFKSPTTDDIETGINNVIEKLLKDITIDKNKIKHAMLGTTQCTNAIVTRKGLDKVATIRIGLPAGAAIEPLYDVPNDLKEKLGTYVYQVAGGHEFNGELISDLDVEKLKEIAKEITGKVDSISITSIFSPVNNIHEIEAAKILRPLVGKEIPISLSSEIGSLGLLERENATVLNSAIQTVAEKTINGFEKALRKHGIPATPYFCQNDGTLMSKEYTLKYPILTVACGPTNSLRGASYLSEFEDAIIVDIGGTTTDIGVLQRGFPRESSISVELSGVQTNFRMPDIYSIALGGGTIVKGDINSIKIGPESVGYQLPKKALIFGGDTLTTTDIAVAKGFLNLGDKDKISHLDSSFVDAVYQEMIKMIEVAVEKMKTSKDDVPVVLVGGGSALIKENSTIQGASTVANPKSGSVANAIGSAISDVSGEVEKVVNISVDTRESVIGELKKLAIDDAVEAGAVREKTEVITFDEIPLAYLPGGATHVKVKSAGPLK
- a CDS encoding IDEAL domain-containing protein, which codes for MESKSVEILAMRRAFLQASDDLSADLIIEESLRTFNEARFLEKIEESLVNKNEEMFNHYMELLNDVKN